The genomic stretch aggcggagtctaaagtacaggcagggttcggcaacagggtatcagaaatatcaaggtacaagatcaggaggcagaagcagagtctaaggatgagccggggttcggcaacagagtatcagaaatatcaaggtacaagatcagagttcaggaggatagtcaggcaggcaaaaagtcataacagataatcacaatcaaactagtactttagctatcaacagaatctagctaagtgtaggattacagctccagctggtcccggcacacttaaggatctgactacaggtctgagtgctcccacgtaagtgttcgcaacgccagacaaccagcaactgaacagccagcagtatatatacacaatccccctccagcacctccctaagtgctggaccaatgaggagtggagccagagtcagctgaccagcctggtcagctgactcatttctggCCGTCATATTTACCATGCCTGAGTgctcgcgcgcgcgtcactctaaacctagagggactatgtgtcccagccacaccagcaccgctctgcggtgcctcagtaatggggccatgcgcgctaactgcCGCGTCCaacatgccctgcacggggacagccgcctcagactgagtggaggcggctgcctccccgcgcTCTGCCCCGCcgtgatattgtaccgagttttgtacaaagcgtgaatctaaaatcttttctacctcgtactcaggttggtcatctaccaacacaggaggaggaggagtgggacccacatggactgctggcttaagcagggatacgtggaaggaccttaccccacgcatgctggcggaaagatcaacggaataagtaacgttgttgatctttttagctactgaaaatggacccacaaacctgggacccaatttatccgagggctgtctcagggtcaagtgacgtgtggacacccagaccaagtctcctggctggaacttccactccaatgagcgtctcttgtcagcctgacccttttgactctggaatgccctttccagattGCTCTTCATCGTCCCCCAGATGTCTTTAAATGCCCTctgccaggcttccagggttggaaacagagaagagacaactggcaagggggagaatttgggcgatctccccgtcaccacctgaaactgAGAAAATCCGGAGGAAGAATTtctcaaattattttgagcaaattctgcgaagggcaaggaTCTGACCCagtccgcaacataacatctcaagtATTGTTCTAAGGACTGATTTATCCTCtcagtgttcgcaacgccagacaaccagcaactgaacagccagcagtatatatacacaatccccctccagcacctccctaagtgctggaccaatgaggagcctggtcagctgactcatttctggCCGTCATATttaccctgcctgagtgcgcgcgcgcgtgtcactctaaacctagagggactatgtgtcctagccacaccagcaccgctctgcggtgcctcagtAATGGGTCCATGTGcgttaaccgccgcgtccaacgcggcggttattccgcgctccgtcatgccctgcacggggacagccgcctcagactgagtggaggcggctgcctccccgtgctctgccccgccgtgcgcggaaagagccgcctgccgctgactcatggcagcggctcttccgcgcttcttcacaacctgcatttaaagggggcttagatgctttctttacgttgaaagacatccatggctacaattactaggtaatgcctaatgatgttgatccagggattttatctgattgccatctggagtcgggaaggaatttttcccttttggggctaattggaccatgccttcctctggatcaacagggatatgtgagggagcaggctggagttgtacatggaaaaccacttgcgacctgccgacgcctatcggcgataggcggtcgttaagtggttaagtagaaGAACATCAGTAATTTTTCTGATATTCTACTAAAGTCAATTCCACGTGCCCTTTTTCTAGgctccttttttacatgtatgcgtgTTGTGAATTCATATTAGTGACTGCTGTAATACCTGTTAGATTACAATTTACATATGAACAACTGATCTTTATTATTCAAATaagcaatgtttttcttttacaaacactCAATAAATATCATATCTTTCTCCACAGGCTCGTAATAGACGTAGTCGggtgttcacatttactgtggaAGGTGTTGGACTGGTGACCATCTCAGACCCAGAAGGCGACTTGGGTCCAAAAAACCCACAAGTTGAATTTTTCATGAATGCGGAAGGAGTGCTGGACATAATTATTAACGCTGGTCCAGTACCATAGTAGAATCTGTAGAATCTTGGCTGCATGGTGACAGAGAGGACAACCTCATCACTACTGCGTTGTTCCTGACCAAGATCTGTTTCTCTTTTATTCTATTGTTAGTTTATGTTCAATAAAATTATTTAGAAGAAAACCTGTGATGTATGGAATATGGTTACTTTTTTCTGTAGCTTTTAGTGGTCAGTAGTGTACAGAGTGGTTACAGTAGAGGTACATACACTGTCCATTTTACAACATCTCATACCGCTGTTTGTGTGTTATTTAGgggctaatgttttatttaaggaGTGAGGTCCTTGTTTGAGCACACGTACATTATTTGGCCACGTCTATAAACAGCCATGAGTATTCTAAACTGtgccctccattggttaccagagGTGTCCTGGATGTTCTGGCATTCTAGTAATGCTTTAGATGAGAAAGAGACAAGTGCTAGTGAGGTGAAGATAAGGCCCTACCCTCATTACCTATGGCAGTATAGCATTGTGAGGGATAAGGAGTATAAGGCACTGGCAGTGCTGAACTAGTAAGCACTTGCACAAATCCGTGGTCATAGTGACATTAGATGACCTAAAAAGTCCACCTCCTGACACACATCTAAATACACCATCTGGTAGCTCAGTATAAACGGTGTTCCAAAAATGGCCTTTTTTGTGTTAAATGAGGCTTTATAATTATTCTATTTGCAATCAGTTGATCACAGAGCTCATACACGGACAAAATAATCTCTGCCACTGAGGGCTGCACATGGCTAGGAAAACAATTGCACCAGGGGGaggctttaaagcatacctgaagtgacatgtgatgtGATGTGAAGTGGAATAGCAATACGTGgtacagaggttgtgactgcacttgggcccttgggccagagaggccccagGGCCCCTTCCCCAATCACAGTATCAGATCTTTATTGCTTCTGTGCTGGTAGTAactacttctatagatgctttgaatagtagtgattgctaacaaactgttcccatctccttcttgcacttctgacactgtggttgtccttggcaggttttagtgcccCGTATCAACTGTTAAGTATAGAACTCTTGggggacccaatgtaaaactcgcactggggcccaccacagctccttagctacgccactggtgatgTGTAATGAGATAACTATGTGTATGTAGAATCCCAGTCCTACTGAGACTAGCATTATGgtcctttttaatttttaatttagtgATGGTCAATCATGtctaggaaaactcatggagaagcatgtgatttgtttgatcagctgacagatttgcaaagctctgatttgcagttatcccatcctgctttagcacatgatcatgactagcaaatcagccaCGTACACTCTGTATCTATTACCtgatgaccaaactgatcacatgcttctccatgagtcctCCTAGACGTAACCATCACtattctgcagttgagggagtCAGATGGCAGCCACAGCCATACGCAGACTGGCCGGGGGGACgggaggcaattgcccccctgGGCCGCCTCTTCCCCCTGTGTTATGGGCCGGGGGGTTTCTGGCCATGTGTTTAGCACaataaaaggaggggggctgactttgtTCCTACCTCTCCCTGGGCCCCccgtcctgtgtcctctgtcAGCAGATAGGACAAGGAGGCAGCCGCGGTAAATCAGTCACACCGTCTCCAGGCTGCAATGATCTGTCCTTCCATCCTCCGCGGCGGCCGCTCATTCTCCATCCACTTCCTGGTTCTGCGCATCACGTGATTACACGCAAGGTGCAGAACTGAGGCAGCTCTAGAATGAGCAGGCGCTGTGGATGGAAAGACAGATCATTGGAGGCGGTGAGATTGAAACACCCTGCGGCTGCCTCGTATGCTGCCAGCAGGAATAATTATATGCCCAGCACACAGcggccaccggggggggggggggcgggggtggaGCACTCTTTTTTATGTGGGGGGTTTAAAGTGTTTGAAAGTGCctctatgtgtgtgcatgtgtgaggGGAGGATCGGAAGGCTGGCATCTCAGCACTCACAGTTGCGGAAGGGAGCTTTGAAGCAGCTCTGTGCCCAACACCCATGAGGGTAGGGGTTTAACCAGCCCGGATGCAGtgagcggtaatgacgagctgagctcgtcatcatGTAATAGCAGGGACTCACCAGCACGATCGGCGGCTCGTCTGCTACTCCCGCTACATCTGTCGGctctccccttctccctcctGGGCTCTATGCGTCCTGATCGCCGCATGGGGTAAGATGGCGATCCCCAgagctctttcctccctcctccctgtgatGCGGATCATGCGCCCCCTGCTGCGCATGAATGACATCAATTTGTGACTCATTACACACAATACAATGTAACCCAATCATTATACACTATTTCAAAATTGTTAGTAAATACACCTGATCACAGTATAAAAAGGGTGAGCTGTTACTGATTCTTCCTCTTTCAGAGTCACTGGTGTCCCATTGCTAGTCTGCTTGTCAGCTACTTTTGGTGATTGCTGTGCTTTGAGTGATTTTCCTGCCTTTGAATCATACAGTGTTGCAGTTTTGCTAGTCTTTCTAAAGACGCTGTGATTTCTGTGTGATTGCTTTTGCtggagtttttattttttatttttttgccgttGAACCCGTATCTTTTTTTTGGAGTCATGGCTTTGTCCTCCCGGAGGCGTCTATGTGACCAGGAGCTGATGGACGTCTTTGAGGATAGCGGCAGTGATGTCGAGTCGGCGGCGGAGGAATCTACCGACAGTGACGTTCCTGGGGACCTGTCATCAGAGACCGACGCCACAAGTGACACCGACATCGAGGAGCCAGTCGTTGTGCGCACATGGTGTGAGCTGGAGAGCCTGGACCAAGCTCCGCCGCCCAGGTTCCCTTTCACTGGGGTACCTGGGCAGAAGCGCAACTGCGACCACAACCCGCTGGCCTACCTGGAGCTCTTCCTGACCGAGGATATCATCCAGAGGATTGTAGAGGAGACCAACTGCTACGCAGCGCAGCAGCAGGGTGCTCCTCTCAGCAGGTTGTCCAGGACCAGGAGGTGGGAACCTGTCACCAGGGATGACATCTGGTTGTTCCTGGGCCTCATCTTCCTCCAGGGACTGgtcggtaagccgctgcagaagtggtactggtcCACCAACCGGATGATTGCCACTCCGTTCTTCAGTTGTGTGATGCCGGAGTACCGATTCAGCCTCATCATGAAGTTCTTGCACTTCGCCAACAACCAGGACTtcgatgaggccacccatcctgcACCCAAGCTGAAGAAGATCTGGGACATCTACCAGATGATGGTAGGCAATTTCCGGGATGCCTACACACCAGATCGAGACGTCACCGTCGATGAAAGTCTCATGGCCTACAAGGGGAGACTCAGCTGGGTGCATTTCATCGCATCTAAAAGGGCCCGCTTTGGGATCAAATCCTTAATGCTTTGTGAGGCCAAgtccgggtacatctggaactctaTCGTGTACACGGGCAAAGGCACGACGTTTGGTCCCCAGTTCAGTGAGTATGGGTTGGCTACCTCATCCGTGCTCACTCTCATTGAGCCgttgctggatcaggggtactgtCTTACGACGGACAACTTTTATACCTCCCCTGAACTTTGTGACTACCTGATCCAGCACAAGACGGATTCCTACGGCACGATTAGACCCAACTGGCGCCAACTTCCaccggccttttctgccaggcGTTTGAAAAAGGGAGAAATCATTGCCTGGCAGAAGGGGAAAATGATGGCCCTGTGGTGGAAGGACAAGCGGGACGTGTGCATCCTCAGCACCGTGCACAATGCTGCTACCGTGCACACCACCACCAGAGGTAACAAGGAGGTGGACAAGCCTCAGGCTATAGTGGACTACTACAACCACACAatggggggtgtggacagggctgatgctGCCATGACCTTCTACTCAGCTGTCCGcaagcagcaaaaaaaatactacaaaaaAATTTTCAGGCACCTCCTGGAACAGTGCATGTAGAATGCCTATGTGCTGTTCAAACTGAACAGTGAAAGGGCCATTACGCACCACGACTTTATTTGGCAATTGTGCGAAAAAATTTACCTAAAACACCCCCCACCGGAGTCCAGTAGAGTGGGGCGCAGAGCCCTATACGTGGTAAACCTGGAGAGACTGACTGGACGCCACTTTCCAGAGTTCTTGCCCCCGACCGCACAAAAGAATCAACCTACAAAAAGGTGTGTGGTCTGCTGTCCCAAAAAAGGCCCTGATGGCAAAAAAGTGCACAAGGAGACACGCACTTATTGACCGGATTGTGACGTTGCACTTTGTGCAGTACCTTGTTTCAAGGTATACCACACGAAGGAGGTATTTTGAGGTATAGCATTTGTTTTTCTGCCTCTATTTTTTTCTGCCTTTATTTATTTGTATGACTTATTATTTATTACTGCATTGATTAAAAATGCAAGCTATTTCTGTTTgtcattaatacattttatttttgacaagaatttgtGTTTGACATTTTTATTATACTCATAttgtatactaaactcttgcttgactcattttggtaagttacaggaaaaaggttatgaaaattaattgtaccaatttgtgcacggaaatcctggggaaataaaacgccagggtggttaagcacctCTGTGTCCCGCACCCACAGCctgggggcagggccgggccgaggcataggctggagaggctccagcctcagggcgcagtgtaggagggggcgcagaattcattcagctgtcattcttaattgtgtttgaagcagaaagaaataagaaaaggggatacatggcagtgactgcaagccagataactagagattaaggtgttggggaggttgtgggccttgtggcgcctcttagtctaataggaatcagtgtgtgacggctggggtggcagggatggaggggcgcactttggtgtctcagccttgggtgctggaggaccttgtcccggctctgcctggggGGGTGGAAAGGGGAAGCATCTCTGTGCCCGGGACAGAAGTGAGTACACCtcacacatttttgtaaatattttattatctgTTTTCATGGGGTAACACTAAAGCTATGACacttttgatacaatgtaaagtagtcagcccTCAGCTTGTGTAACAGTGttgatttgctgtcccatcaaaacaaCTAAACACACAGacatttaaaggggacctgaaatcctctctgctctaaaagatgagcaacagcataaaaacctttacagaaatgcaataaatctgcagtgtgtctacttcctgctttcatggaagcagacatacggttaacatcatgtgtttacaaattagctggccTGCAGaggtagccagctgacacagttgagagataTAAATTACAGTGGCGAATAGTCTCAGAGGAGGGgtcattagacagactaaactctataaatacatacagggagcatttctctaagtttccttctgtcctgtgcaagagttcaggtccattttaaagagaaactgtagtaaaaatagcatgatgaataaaattgcttattgtttacaatattcatttataggttatttagtcagtgtttgcccattgtaaaatctttcctttctatgatttacattctgaaatgtattactggtgGTGTCATCatatgccaggtgatctgtacagaatgtttgttactgagagtgctatgtacagagggagatactgcttgcttggtcaTTGGATAAAGCCATTGTTTCCCTcattgcaatgaggttcacaggcagcaaactgtcaagaccttggtcatgacatcacactgtgggaggggtttcaccctagTATCTGCCATACAGACTATTTGATACTTACTTACATacttgatctattcaagaaaaggtaaagctatCTCGtaggattggaatgaagttcgacccttggttaaaattcctctttaagggctggtgcacaccgagcggctttttgggcgttttcagatccgcttgcggctgcagatctgcttggtcaatgtatctcaatggggtggtgcacaccagagcgggaggcgttttgcagaaacgaaaaatgcctgggtgaggcattttttggattgcggatgcgtttctgcctcaatgttaagtataggaaaaacgcaaaccgctctgaaaaacggcacttcagagcggtttgccaggcggtttttgttacagtagctgttcagtaacagctttactgtaacaatacaggaaatctactacaccaaaaccgctagacaaaaccgcaaaacgctagctgaaacgctacagaaaaagaagaaaaagcgtttcaaaatctgctagcattttgcggatctgctagcgggttttggtgtgcaccagccctaactgctGGCATCAAAAGTGAGCAGACACGTAAGTGAAAAATGTCAAAAATCTGACAATCCAATTAGACATTTTTCCTCCCAGGGGTCGTATTACTCGTTAGTGTTACAAGCAGGgatgtaactagacatcactagggcctccctgcaaaactttggatgaggcccccgcgaaactttggatgccccccccccccatccccctcgctttctgcacaggaaaactgaggaccaatgtgttttccccatgcagataaaaacacttagacttaaaggggaactgaagagagaggtatatggaggctgccatgtttatttccttttaagcaataccagttgcctggcagccctgctgatcctctgcctctaatactattagccatagcccctgaacaagcatgcagatcaggagtttcagacttcaaagtcagatctgacaagattcgctgcatgcttgtttctggtgttattcagatactactgcagagaaatagaccagcagggctgccaggcaactggtattgcttaaaaggagataaacatggccgtctccatataactctctcttcagttcccctttaaaggaaacatcaggcaatctatgctacccctagatctacttaccgagggcttcctccagccccttgcagccgacaagtccctccctgttcccagtacatacatacacacaccacagccttattattttactacatgagagcacatgctatatggaggaacaacaatgatatgctgaacataagataaagtatcaatgtaactttggcaaaacattcagaatgtcactgattgatactgttattaggggatcttatgagacaacaagctctcaatgaggcagtgacagtcagacatcaatctccactccattgccttgtgaaagtattcagaggccataaagtcattagccggtgtgataagaatctaggaatccttttgctgaaaagggaaagtctacaaacaaaggcgtcacattttgaaaaaaagttgtaaagtctttgtgaagtctttagaactttgcagcagtgagagacagatgttttttacgaaccctagggagcagggacagtgtacaaattccaaagtctgtgtgagtccttatctgtgtggtggacacatgcagtcaatataacaatggtgtgagagcaaaatacttttatttttttctccatgcccttagctgtcagtctctcaaacttttaccCCTACCGGCCCCCTGTggcgtctgggcccccctgcagaggcatcccttgcagtgtctattgttatgccactggttACAAGGTCTCAGTTGTGAATGGAgagcaggtgtgttaaatttggtgttatcTCTCGTAGGCTCTTTCATAATTGTCCCTGGAAGTTTGATATtgcacctcatggcagagaactctctgagtgAGGATCTTATAAAAAATaattgttgctctacataaagatggtCTTGGAGAAGATTGTCAATAGAGATGTCAGGAACGCAAACTTCCAcaaatgtttgcgaacatgcgaaccctgcgaaccgccatagacttcaatgggcaggcgaattttaaaacctacaaagactgtttctgcccacaaaagtgatgggaaagttgtttcaaggggtctaacacctggactgcggCATGCCGGAggaggatccatgccaaaagtcccaccaaaattaCGGAGCTGGTGTAAAGttaggttttaatccctaaagggcagaaatcacattacattcctacaaataatgcactggagtggtactgtgcctgcaactttatgtagcaacaatagcagtagtagctgtggagtgtcacacacagagaaatgtaatagtactatcagaatagagtgaaataataatgcactggagtggttctgtgcctgcaacttaatgaggcaacaaaaatagcagtagtgtgcacacagctctgggtgtcagtgggctgtggagtgtcacacacagagaaatgcaatagtactatcagaatacagtaaaataataatgctctggagtggtactgtgcctgcaacttaaagataatctgcattgttaaaatcgcacaaaagtaaacataccagtgcgttaggggacatctcctattcccctttgtcacaattttgccgctccccgccgcattaaaagtagtcaaaaacagttttcaaaagtttgtttataaacaaacaaaatggccaccaaaacaggaagtagattgatgtacagtatgtccacacatagaaaatacatccatacacaagcaggcagtatgcagccttccttttgaatctcaagagatcatttgtgtgtttaccttcttccccctgcagctctcatccactgaatagtCACAGGCTGAttattcctgcagacagctcagcccctgtctgtaattcctcagtatgttgtcagccagctcctttcacagcctaacagaggaggatttttatccagctctcttcactgatatcagagagcagagacgctgcagggagtgtgcatagagggggcctggagaggggtgtgcataacagatcagcacggaagagttggcagccttccagacacaggacgacaagtccgacaggggaaagatacattgatttattacagagacggtgatagtagaaagtgctgcagtaagccagagcacattagaataggtttaggaacttgtaggatggtagaaaaaagaatgacatttttgttacagagtctctttattgTACCAACAGCAGTAGTTTGCAtatagctctgggtgtcagtgggttgtagagtgtccccccccccccccccccccccccacacacacacacacacacacacacacacacaaaaacaggagACTGATAtagtagccctcaaaagggcattttgggatgctttcacagcaagtgaggaacaaaaacacaggcctagctaatgctttccctacctatctgcagcaagtctgaccctgctctcactaacagtcagcagccagcagagaatgaatccaatatggccaccgcaactgctatttaataggggggtccaggagggggtgctagctgattggctgccatgtgtctgctgcctgtaaggtaaggggtcaaagtttggctccgtgACGATGTATAAGGGGTGGGTCAAACACGCCATATGTCCGCAGTTCGCAGAGAATGCAAACAGCGGAAATCCGCtggcaaactgttcgggccatctctaattgccaACTctctgaaactgagctgcagcacagTGGCCAAGACCCTACAGTGGTTTAACAGGGCAGGCCCCACTCAGAACAGGCCTAGCCATGGTCAACCAAAGTAGTAGAGTGATCATGCTCAGCAGCATATCCAGAGGTTGTCTTTGGCAAAAAGATTTATAGAGTGTTGGCTGTGTGAATCTAGCCAATATTTCTTTCCTAAGTTCAGGGGTACCGTACATTCAATTGGTGCAGCCCCTTTATCCTTCACCATTAAATGATTTTTAAAGCACGGACTAAAAACAGGTGATAATCAGAAGACGtaagttggtgtag from Hyperolius riggenbachi isolate aHypRig1 chromosome 5, aHypRig1.pri, whole genome shotgun sequence encodes the following:
- the LOC137519318 gene encoding piggyBac transposable element-derived protein 4-like codes for the protein MALSSRRRLCDQELMDVFEDSGSDVESAAEESTDSDVPGDLSSETDATSDTDIEEPVVVRTWCELESLDQAPPPRFPFTGVPGQKRNCDHNPLAYLELFLTEDIIQRIVEETNCYAAQQQGAPLSRLSRTRRWEPVTRDDIWLFLGLIFLQGLVGKPLQKWYWSTNRMIATPFFSCVMPEYRFSLIMKFLHFANNQDFDEATHPAPKLKKIWDIYQMMVGNFRDAYTPDRDVTVDESLMAYKGRLSWVHFIASKRARFGIKSLMLCEAKSGYIWNSIVYTGKGTTFGPQFSEYGLATSSVLTLIEPLLDQGYCLTTDNFYTSPELCDYLIQHKTDSYGTIRPNWRQLPPAFSARRLKKGEIIAWQKGKMMALWWKDKRDVCILSTVHNAATVHTTTRGNKEVDKPQAIVDYYNHTMGGVDRADAAMTFYSAVRKQQKKYYKKIFRHLLEQCM